The Pseudomonas allokribbensis genome has a window encoding:
- a CDS encoding peptidase C39 family protein, producing the protein MVQLFSRIRMALLVAGCVTALVGCAGSVAPEVQRLPERVELSGTFYRGEANQSGPQVLASLLSQQGVMITPGLLEKPLHLPGAEDKLQQNMQNLAREYGMVVYPLDSQLPALLTQVAAGYPVMVRFSEGSAFWAEPRYAILSGYDRKKQKVLLRAGMNRRELMSFSSFESALEKSGGWAVLIQKPSQIPAAVDRQRWLKAADELAQAGQEREAAQARKALEAK; encoded by the coding sequence ATGGTGCAGCTATTTTCCCGGATTCGCATGGCGTTGCTGGTAGCCGGTTGCGTGACAGCATTGGTGGGTTGTGCGGGCAGTGTGGCACCCGAGGTCCAGCGCCTGCCGGAGCGCGTCGAGCTCAGCGGCACCTTCTATCGTGGCGAAGCCAATCAGAGCGGGCCGCAGGTGCTGGCCAGTCTGCTGTCGCAACAGGGCGTCATGATCACGCCGGGCCTGTTGGAAAAACCGCTGCATTTGCCGGGCGCCGAAGACAAGTTGCAGCAGAATATGCAGAACCTGGCCCGCGAGTACGGCATGGTGGTCTATCCGTTGGACAGCCAGTTGCCCGCGCTGCTGACCCAGGTGGCGGCCGGTTATCCGGTGATGGTGCGCTTCAGCGAGGGTTCGGCGTTCTGGGCCGAGCCGCGTTACGCGATCCTCTCTGGCTACGACCGCAAAAAGCAGAAGGTGCTGCTGCGCGCCGGGATGAACCGCCGCGAACTGATGAGTTTCAGCTCTTTTGAGTCGGCGCTCGAGAAGTCGGGTGGCTGGGCAGTATTGATTCAGAAGCCTTCGCAGATCCCGGCAGCGGTCGATCGCCAGCGTTGGTTGAAAGCGGCTGATGAACTGGCACAGGCCGGTCAGGAGCGCGAGGCGGCACAGGCCCGCAAGGCGCTGGAAGCGAAATGA
- a CDS encoding TerC family protein, with amino-acid sequence MEYLLELASSPTAWIALATLVVMEIVLGIDNLIFISILTNKLPEQYRQKARRLGIGMALIMRLALLSTIAFIVQLTAPVIEILGQAFSWKDMILIAGGLFLVWKATTEIHHSMDPAPEDPKSATSTVTLGFAAAIGQILMLDMVFSIDSIITAVGMTEHLPIMVIAVVVSVLVMLFAADPLAKFINDNPTVVMLALGFLIMIGMTLIAEGFGAHVPKGYVYAAMAFSASIEVLNMMSRRARQKKLTAEA; translated from the coding sequence ATGGAATACCTGTTAGAACTCGCTTCCAGCCCGACTGCCTGGATTGCCTTGGCCACACTGGTGGTAATGGAAATCGTGCTGGGCATCGATAACCTGATCTTCATCTCGATCCTGACCAACAAACTGCCCGAGCAGTACCGGCAGAAGGCCCGTCGCCTGGGCATCGGCATGGCGCTGATCATGCGTCTGGCCTTGCTGAGCACCATCGCGTTCATCGTTCAGTTGACCGCGCCGGTCATCGAGATCCTCGGCCAGGCGTTCTCCTGGAAGGACATGATCCTGATCGCCGGTGGCTTGTTCCTGGTGTGGAAAGCGACGACCGAGATCCATCACAGCATGGACCCGGCGCCGGAAGATCCGAAGTCCGCCACGTCGACAGTGACCCTGGGTTTTGCCGCCGCCATCGGGCAGATTCTGATGCTGGACATGGTGTTCTCGATCGACAGCATCATTACCGCGGTCGGCATGACCGAACACTTGCCGATCATGGTGATCGCGGTGGTGGTTTCGGTGCTGGTGATGCTGTTTGCGGCTGATCCGCTGGCCAAGTTCATCAACGACAACCCGACGGTGGTGATGTTGGCCCTGGGCTTCCTGATCATGATCGGCATGACGCTGATCGCCGAAGGCTTCGGCGCCCACGTACCGAAAGGTTATGTGTATGCCGCCATGGCGTTCTCGGCTTCGATTGAAGTGCTGAACATGATGTCGCGCCGCGCCAGGCAGAAGAAACTGACTGCAGAAGCGTAA
- the nhaR gene encoding transcriptional activator NhaR, giving the protein MLNYRQLHYFWVVAKTGSIVRACEQLNLTPQTISGQISLLEQTYGIELFQRVGRQLELTEAGRQALPYAEQMFQLGGELELMLRAQPNEQQILFRVGVADVVPKSIVYRLIAPTMELSEPLRITCREDKLERLLADLAIQRLDLVISDSPMPSHLDIKGYSQKLGECGISFFATAELAAQYGQDFPRSLHGAPLLIPGAETVVRSRLQRWFAEQQIQPRIVGEFDDSALMQAFGQSGSGIFIGPSVIAEEVKRQYGVELIGQTDAVSESFYAISVERKVKHPGIKAITEGARRELFTEF; this is encoded by the coding sequence ATGCTCAATTACCGACAACTGCATTACTTCTGGGTGGTCGCCAAGACCGGCAGCATCGTGCGCGCGTGCGAGCAACTGAACCTGACGCCACAAACCATCAGCGGACAGATTTCCCTGCTCGAACAGACTTACGGCATCGAATTGTTTCAACGAGTCGGCCGGCAATTGGAGCTCACCGAAGCCGGGCGCCAGGCCCTGCCCTATGCCGAACAGATGTTTCAGCTCGGTGGCGAACTGGAACTGATGCTGCGCGCCCAGCCCAATGAGCAGCAGATCCTGTTCCGGGTCGGCGTGGCGGACGTCGTGCCCAAATCCATCGTCTATCGCCTGATCGCCCCGACCATGGAATTGAGCGAGCCTCTGCGCATCACCTGCCGCGAGGACAAACTCGAGCGATTACTGGCGGATCTGGCGATTCAGCGCCTGGATCTGGTGATCTCCGACAGCCCGATGCCGTCGCACCTGGACATCAAGGGGTACAGCCAGAAACTCGGGGAATGCGGGATCAGCTTCTTCGCCACCGCCGAACTGGCAGCGCAGTACGGTCAGGATTTCCCACGCAGCCTGCACGGTGCGCCGCTGTTGATCCCCGGCGCAGAAACCGTAGTGCGCAGCCGTTTGCAGCGCTGGTTCGCCGAGCAACAGATTCAGCCAAGAATTGTCGGGGAGTTCGATGACAGCGCCTTGATGCAGGCGTTCGGCCAGTCCGGCAGCGGGATTTTCATCGGCCCGAGCGTGATTGCCGAGGAGGTGAAGCGCCAGTACGGCGTCGAGTTGATCGGCCAGACCGATGCGGTGAGCGAATCGTTCTACGCGATTTCGGTGGAGCGCAAGGTCAAGCACCCCGGCATCAAAGCGATTACCGAAGGTGCCCGACGCGAGCTGTTTACAGAGTTTTAA
- a CDS encoding MFS transporter, giving the protein MLLPILLLSAAGFTVLTTEFVIVGLLPAIARDLAVTIPQAGLLVTLFAFTVAMFGPFLTAYFARFERRKLFITILIMFGLANTVAAFAPNIWVMAIARLIPALGLPVFWALASETAVDIVGPDFAGRAIAKIGFGIVCATVFGIPVGTLISDAFGWRSAFGILAVIAFAKALLLFVYLPKTSLHQHQVSFASQFKILRSPLMLGHVLLSILVFSGMFTAYTYLADILERLAGFNGTVVGWCLMGFGAVGLIGNSLGGRAVDRHPLMASVMFCAFMIPGMVALVPNINSSLGLAAAMGIWGVTQAALFLVSHVRLMKAAPEAPAFAASLNIAGANLGIGLGAIIGGRVIDSAGLGFVGFAAAGFILLSIFLAMVLMVLKPRDVCAPA; this is encoded by the coding sequence ATGCTGTTGCCCATCCTTCTGTTGTCTGCCGCCGGGTTCACGGTGCTGACCACGGAGTTCGTCATCGTCGGCCTGTTGCCGGCGATTGCCCGCGATCTGGCCGTCACCATCCCGCAAGCCGGGTTGCTGGTGACTCTATTCGCTTTCACCGTGGCCATGTTCGGCCCATTCTTGACGGCATATTTCGCCCGTTTCGAACGGCGCAAACTGTTCATCACCATCCTGATCATGTTCGGACTGGCCAATACCGTGGCGGCATTCGCACCGAACATCTGGGTCATGGCCATTGCACGGTTGATTCCGGCGCTGGGGCTGCCGGTGTTCTGGGCGCTGGCCAGTGAAACCGCCGTGGATATCGTCGGCCCGGACTTCGCCGGTCGTGCCATCGCCAAGATCGGCTTCGGCATCGTCTGCGCCACGGTATTCGGCATTCCGGTCGGCACGCTGATTTCCGACGCGTTCGGCTGGCGCAGTGCGTTCGGCATTCTGGCGGTGATCGCGTTTGCCAAGGCGTTGCTGCTGTTTGTCTATCTGCCGAAAACCAGCCTGCACCAGCATCAGGTCAGCTTCGCTTCACAGTTCAAGATCCTGCGCAGCCCGCTGATGCTCGGTCATGTGTTGCTGTCGATCCTGGTGTTCAGCGGCATGTTCACCGCTTACACCTATCTGGCGGACATTCTTGAACGCCTGGCCGGCTTCAATGGCACCGTGGTCGGCTGGTGCCTGATGGGCTTTGGCGCGGTCGGCCTGATCGGCAACTCGCTGGGTGGACGCGCGGTGGATCGTCATCCGTTGATGGCGTCGGTGATGTTCTGTGCGTTCATGATCCCCGGGATGGTGGCGCTGGTGCCGAACATCAATTCGTCGCTGGGTCTGGCGGCGGCGATGGGCATCTGGGGCGTGACGCAGGCCGCGCTGTTCCTGGTCAGTCACGTGCGCTTGATGAAAGCCGCACCTGAGGCGCCGGCCTTTGCGGCGTCGCTGAACATTGCCGGGGCCAACCTCGGGATTGGTCTGGGCGCGATCATTGGCGGTCGGGTAATCGACAGCGCTGGCCTCGGCTTCGTGGGTTTCGCCGCAGCCGGGTTCATTCTGCTGTCGATTTTCCTCGCCATGGTGCTGATGGTACTCAAGCCGCGCGACGTCTGCGCGCCGGCTTAA
- the sstT gene encoding serine/threonine transporter SstT yields the protein MTASSPSLLQRLKSLSLVTQILIGLIAGIALALLAPEAAKGTAFIGKVFVSALKAVAPILVFVLVMASIANHKHGQETHIRPILFLYLLGTFAAAVVAVIASTMFPSHLVLSTDNIAVSAPGGIGEVLQSLLLSVVENPITALMNANFIGILAWAIGMGVAIRHAGDTTREVVSDLSNGVTLIVRVVIRFAPLGIFGLVASTLATSGFGALVGYAHLLAVLLGCMLFVALVMNPLIVFWKLRRNPYPLTLKCLRESGITAFFTRSSAANIPVNLELSKRLGLHEDTYSVSIPLGATINMAGASITITVLTLAAVHTLGIAVDIPTAILLSVVAAICACGASGVAGGSLLLIPLACSLFGIPSEIAMQVVAVGFIIGVLQDSAETALNSSTDVLFTAAACLGEEQKTQRPA from the coding sequence ATGACCGCTTCATCCCCTTCTCTATTGCAACGCCTTAAAAGCCTCAGCCTGGTCACACAGATCCTGATCGGCCTGATTGCCGGCATCGCCCTGGCGCTGCTCGCGCCGGAAGCGGCCAAAGGCACCGCATTCATCGGCAAGGTGTTCGTATCCGCGCTGAAAGCCGTGGCGCCGATCCTGGTGTTCGTGCTGGTCATGGCCTCGATCGCCAACCACAAGCACGGCCAGGAAACCCACATCCGGCCGATTCTGTTCCTTTATCTGCTGGGCACTTTCGCCGCTGCCGTGGTCGCGGTAATCGCCAGCACAATGTTCCCGTCGCATCTGGTGCTGTCCACCGACAACATCGCCGTGAGCGCGCCGGGCGGCATCGGTGAAGTGCTGCAAAGCCTGCTGCTGAGCGTGGTGGAAAACCCGATCACCGCGCTGATGAACGCCAACTTCATCGGCATTCTGGCCTGGGCCATCGGCATGGGCGTAGCCATCCGCCATGCGGGCGACACCACCCGGGAAGTGGTCAGCGACCTGTCCAACGGCGTGACCCTGATCGTGCGCGTGGTCATCCGCTTCGCGCCGCTGGGGATTTTCGGCCTGGTGGCGTCGACCCTGGCCACTTCGGGTTTTGGTGCACTGGTCGGTTACGCACACCTGCTGGCGGTGCTGCTCGGCTGCATGCTGTTCGTGGCGCTGGTGATGAACCCGCTGATCGTGTTCTGGAAGCTGCGTCGCAACCCGTACCCGCTGACGCTGAAATGCCTGCGTGAAAGCGGCATCACCGCGTTCTTCACCCGCAGCTCGGCAGCGAACATTCCGGTCAACCTGGAACTGAGCAAGCGTCTGGGCCTGCACGAAGACACCTACTCGGTATCGATTCCGCTCGGCGCTACCATCAACATGGCCGGCGCATCGATCACCATCACCGTGTTGACCCTCGCGGCCGTGCACACGCTAGGCATCGCCGTGGACATCCCGACCGCCATCCTGCTCAGCGTCGTCGCGGCGATCTGCGCGTGCGGTGCCTCGGGTGTGGCCGGTGGTTCGCTGCTGCTGATTCCGCTGGCGTGCAGCCTGTTCGGCATCCCGAGCGAGATTGCCATGCAAGTGGTCGCAGTCGGTTTCATCATTGGCGTGTTGCAGGACTCGGCCGAGACGGCGCTGAACTCGTCCACCGACGTGCTGTTCACCGCCGCCGCTTGCCTGGGCGAAGAGCAGAAAACCCAGCGTCCGGCGTAA
- a CDS encoding DUF1993 domain-containing protein → MTISLYAASVPVFQQMLNALSDVLKKAEAHATEKNIDPNAFLQARLYPDMFPLVRQVQIAVDFAKGVSSRLAEVEIPKYDDTETTFADLQALIAKVLAFIGEIKPEQINGKEGIEIVTRPGTPKEKRFSGQAYLLSYGLPQFFFHVTTTYALLRHNGVEVGKRDYMGAF, encoded by the coding sequence ATGACCATTTCCCTGTACGCCGCATCCGTCCCGGTTTTCCAACAAATGCTCAACGCCCTGAGCGATGTGCTGAAAAAGGCTGAAGCCCACGCCACCGAGAAAAACATCGACCCGAACGCCTTCCTGCAGGCGCGTCTGTACCCGGACATGTTCCCGCTGGTGCGTCAGGTGCAGATCGCCGTGGACTTCGCCAAAGGCGTTTCTTCGCGTCTGGCTGAAGTCGAGATTCCGAAATACGACGACACAGAAACCACTTTCGCCGACCTGCAAGCGTTGATCGCCAAGGTTCTGGCCTTCATCGGCGAGATCAAGCCTGAGCAGATCAATGGCAAGGAAGGCATCGAAATCGTTACCCGTCCGGGCACGCCGAAAGAGAAGCGCTTCTCCGGCCAGGCTTACCTGCTGAGCTACGGTCTGCCGCAGTTCTTCTTCCACGTCACCACCACCTACGCACTGCTGCGTCACAACGGTGTGGAAGTGGGCAAGCGCGATTACATGGGCGCGTTCTAA
- a CDS encoding YceH family protein: MTTELDTNANEPRLNATEIRILGSLIEKQATSPETYPLTLNALVLACNQKTSREPVMNLTQGQVGQSLRALEGRGFAKLVMGSRADRWEHKVDKALELVPAQMILTGLMFLRGPQTVNELLTRSGRMHEFEDAEQVVHQLERLIARDLAVLIPRQAGQREDRYTHALGDPADIEAIIAARQNPSDRGAASGVSVERIEELEARIAALEERLARLE, translated from the coding sequence ATGACCACAGAACTTGATACCAACGCCAACGAACCACGGCTCAACGCCACGGAAATCCGCATTCTGGGTTCGTTGATCGAGAAACAGGCCACCAGCCCGGAAACCTATCCGCTGACCCTCAACGCCCTCGTGCTGGCCTGCAATCAGAAAACCAGCCGGGAACCGGTGATGAACCTGACCCAGGGCCAGGTCGGCCAGAGTCTGCGCGCCCTCGAAGGTCGCGGTTTCGCCAAGCTGGTGATGGGCAGTCGCGCCGACCGCTGGGAGCACAAGGTCGACAAGGCGCTGGAGCTGGTGCCTGCACAGATGATTCTGACCGGGCTGATGTTCCTGCGCGGCCCGCAGACCGTCAACGAACTGCTGACCCGCAGCGGTCGCATGCATGAATTCGAAGACGCCGAACAGGTGGTGCATCAGCTGGAACGCCTGATCGCTCGGGATCTGGCCGTGCTGATTCCACGTCAGGCCGGCCAGCGCGAAGATCGTTACACCCACGCACTGGGTGATCCGGCGGACATCGAGGCGATTATCGCCGCGCGGCAGAACCCGAGTGATCGCGGCGCGGCCAGCGGTGTTTCAGTCGAACGCATCGAAGAACTGGAAGCGCGGATTGCAGCGCTGGAAGAGCGTCTGGCCCGACTCGAATAA
- a CDS encoding cupin domain-containing protein, with protein MHPPILNLNDVELEPLPEGLAPEGEAAGRYQQRFARVGQQLGSQKLGYRLYALPPGMRGSPFHSHRVNEEMFYVVAGEGEVRLGAERFPIRAGDVIACPPGGPEAAHQIINTSCEELRYLAVSTQQQPEICEYPDSNKYAVMDNFSVDAEGNASGFVAVARQADGVDYWDGE; from the coding sequence ATGCACCCGCCCATTCTCAACCTGAATGACGTCGAACTCGAACCACTCCCCGAAGGCTTGGCCCCCGAAGGTGAAGCCGCCGGGCGTTATCAACAACGGTTCGCCCGGGTCGGCCAGCAATTGGGCTCCCAGAAACTTGGTTATCGCCTGTATGCGCTGCCACCGGGCATGCGTGGCAGCCCGTTTCACAGCCATCGGGTCAATGAGGAAATGTTTTACGTGGTGGCCGGGGAAGGGGAGGTGCGCCTCGGTGCCGAGCGTTTCCCGATCCGCGCCGGCGACGTGATCGCCTGCCCGCCGGGTGGTCCGGAAGCCGCGCATCAGATCATCAACACCAGCTGCGAAGAACTGCGCTATCTGGCGGTCAGCACTCAGCAGCAACCGGAAATCTGCGAGTACCCGGATTCGAACAAATACGCGGTGATGGATAATTTCAGCGTCGATGCCGAAGGCAATGCCTCGGGCTTCGTGGCGGTGGCGCGGCAGGCGGACGGGGTGGATTACTGGGACGGCGAGTGA
- a CDS encoding shikimate 5-dehydrogenase: MQMNPNKDTQLCMSLSGRPGNFGLRFHNHLYEQLGLNFYYKAFSSQDLPGAVGGIRALGIRGCGVSMPFKEASIALVDELDASAAAIQSINTIVNTNGHLKAYNTDYIAIAQLLETHAVPKDSTFALRGSGGMAKAVASALRDGGYKNGLIVARNERAGRALADSLGYRWQAELGDERPQMLINVTPVGMDGGPEAGQLSFDVDVIKSAETVFDVVAIPSETPLIVRGRAEGKKVITGLEVIAIQALEQFVLYTGVRPTVEQFDAAVAFARS, encoded by the coding sequence ATGCAGATGAACCCCAACAAAGACACCCAACTGTGTATGTCCCTGTCTGGGCGTCCCGGGAATTTCGGTCTGCGTTTTCATAACCATTTGTACGAGCAACTGGGCCTGAATTTCTATTACAAGGCGTTCAGCAGCCAGGACCTGCCCGGTGCCGTTGGCGGGATCCGCGCGCTGGGGATTCGCGGTTGCGGGGTGTCGATGCCGTTCAAGGAAGCGAGCATTGCGCTGGTCGATGAACTGGATGCCTCGGCGGCAGCGATCCAGTCGATCAACACCATCGTCAACACCAACGGCCATCTCAAGGCCTACAACACCGATTACATTGCCATTGCCCAGTTGCTGGAAACCCACGCGGTGCCGAAGGACTCGACCTTCGCCCTGCGCGGCAGCGGCGGCATGGCCAAAGCGGTGGCCAGCGCCTTGCGCGATGGCGGTTACAAGAATGGTTTGATCGTGGCCCGTAACGAGCGCGCCGGCCGTGCATTAGCCGATTCCCTGGGCTATCGCTGGCAGGCGGAACTGGGCGACGAACGCCCGCAGATGTTGATCAACGTCACCCCGGTGGGGATGGACGGCGGCCCGGAAGCGGGTCAGCTTTCTTTTGATGTGGATGTGATCAAATCTGCCGAGACTGTGTTCGATGTGGTGGCGATCCCGTCGGAAACTCCGCTGATCGTGCGTGGCCGCGCCGAAGGTAAAAAAGTGATCACCGGGCTGGAAGTGATCGCGATTCAGGCGCTGGAGCAGTTCGTGCTGTATACCGGCGTGCGGCCGACGGTCGAGCAGTTTGACGCGGCGGTGGCGTTTGCCCGTAGTTGA
- a CDS encoding AI-2E family transporter, with protein sequence MNQKSLQFKSLTVLLFLVTLAFIWILLPFYGAVFWAVILGILFAPMQRRLQQKFGWQRNLTSLCTLSVCLVIAILPVIVISVLLVQEGAVLYDNIESGKLDIGAYLAQFKHSLPPYFQHLLDRFGVGELNALREKIVKAAMQGSQVLATQAFSFGQGTFDFVVSFFIMLYLLFFFLRDGAELARKVRTAVPLEEHHKRRLQLKFNRVVRATVKGNLLVAITQGALGGAIFWFLDIPSALLWAVLMAFLSLLPAVGAGIVWAPVAVYFLLSGMIWQGVVLGLFGIFVIGLVDNVLRPVLVGKDTRMPDYMILISTLGGMAVFGLNGFVIGPLIAALFMSSWALFIETRPKVQLP encoded by the coding sequence ATGAACCAAAAGAGTCTGCAATTCAAATCCCTCACCGTGCTGCTGTTTCTGGTGACGCTGGCTTTCATCTGGATCCTGCTGCCGTTCTACGGCGCGGTGTTCTGGGCGGTGATCCTCGGCATTCTGTTTGCGCCGATGCAGCGCCGGTTGCAGCAGAAATTCGGCTGGCAACGCAACCTGACGTCACTGTGCACCCTGAGTGTCTGTCTGGTGATCGCGATCCTGCCGGTGATCGTCATCAGCGTGTTGCTGGTGCAGGAAGGGGCGGTGCTCTACGACAACATCGAAAGCGGCAAGCTCGACATCGGCGCGTATCTGGCGCAGTTCAAGCACAGCCTGCCGCCGTACTTTCAGCATTTGCTAGACCGTTTTGGCGTGGGTGAACTCAATGCCTTGCGCGAGAAAATCGTCAAGGCTGCGATGCAGGGCAGTCAGGTGCTGGCGACCCAGGCGTTCAGTTTCGGCCAGGGCACGTTCGATTTCGTGGTGAGTTTTTTCATCATGTTGTACTTGCTGTTTTTCTTTCTGCGCGATGGCGCCGAACTGGCGCGTAAAGTGCGCACGGCGGTGCCGCTGGAGGAACATCACAAGCGTCGGCTGCAACTGAAGTTCAATCGGGTGGTGCGCGCCACGGTCAAAGGCAACCTGCTGGTGGCCATTACTCAGGGCGCATTGGGCGGGGCGATTTTCTGGTTTCTCGACATTCCCAGCGCGTTGCTCTGGGCGGTGTTGATGGCGTTTCTATCGCTGTTGCCAGCGGTGGGTGCGGGGATTGTCTGGGCGCCGGTGGCGGTTTATTTCCTGCTCAGCGGGATGATCTGGCAGGGCGTGGTGCTGGGGTTGTTCGGGATATTCGTGATCGGCCTGGTGGACAACGTGCTGCGTCCGGTGCTGGTCGGCAAGGACACTCGCATGCCCGACTATATGATTTTGATTTCGACGCTGGGCGGGATGGCCGTGTTCGGCCTCAATGGTTTCGTGATCGGGCCTTTGATCGCTGCATTGTTCATGTCGAGCTGGGCGCTGTTCATCGAAACCAGGCCGAAGGTGCAGCTGCCTTAA